GCGCCAGTCGCGCGTCAAAGGCGGGCAGTTTCCTGTCGCTCTCGCCCCGCGGCACGCGATCGCCGCCTTCGCCGCCGCAGGCGGCAAGGACGAGGAGCAGCAGGCCGGGCAGCCACAACACCGCCCTGCCGCCGGATTTGTGAACAGCCGGACCTGTCACTCGTCGTCGTCTCCGTAGCCGGGTTTCGGTTCCCACAACTCGCCGTCGCAGGGTATGTACTCCTCCGTCACATGCTCGTCGAGCTTGGCACAGAGCACACCCGTCTCCTCGAAGTGGCGGCACGAGGCGCAGAGTGTGCCCGAGAGGACCTTCCGTGTCTCCTCGCGGTAGAGCCGGTACTGGACCTGTATCGGATGCACGACAAATGCGTAGAGGGAGACGGCCGTGATGCCCCACCACAGGGAATAATCGATCCAGCGCAAGTATTCGAAGGCCAGCAGCGCGACGAGCACCACGAGCGCGGCGCGCAGCAGGGCCCACGCGACAATGCTGCCGATGGTGTTCCTGTAGGTCTTCTGCGGCCCGGGCGGTGTGCCCTGATACGAATCGTGTGTGGAGGGGTCCATCGTGTCGTTTTCCGCGGACGCATCCGTGTCATTGATTCGACACGGAGAAACCGCTACCTTTCTCTTTCGCGACAAGATGGATTTTCGCACCGTCAGATTCAAGTCACATGGCCCTCTTTGGCAAAAAACCCCGCTTTTTATGGCCCCCCGCGTGGACGTACACGGGAGACGGCCTGTTGTGGCTGCTGCGTTTCTCCCCCGCGGGCAGAATCGTGGGCGAGGTGCGCCACCCTGCCGAGAGGACCGTGCGCTACTTCTGTCTCGACGAACGGAGCGGCGAGCCGCTCTGGGAGAACCGCGGTTTTGACGAGCCGTGGTGGATCGGCGTCGAAGACGTGACCGCGGACCGGCTGTACCTGCACCGCTTCCGCAAGCCCGACATGCCCCAGCATCTCGGCATCCTCGCGCTCGACATCGAGACCGGCGCCCTGGTGTGGGAAAATCCGGATTTTACATTCCTCTTTGTCCGAAACGACACGATCTACGCCGCGCGCCAGGGTTTCGAGGCGATGAAGTACTACGCGCTCGACGCCGTCGACGGATCCGTGCGGCGGGAACTCGGCACCGACACGGGACACATCAATGCGCTGCGCACCGAGATCAACGCCATCGACTGGTTCGCGGGGTACGCGTATCCCGAACCGCTCCCCAACTCCCACGACGCGCACGGCGAGGCCGACCGCCTTCTCCGCGCGCAGGTGCGCCAGGAGGAACTGCGCGGCCCGGTCGACGTGCTTCTCACGCCCGAACTCCTCGCGGCGAGCTGGCATGAAACACTCGCGGCCGCCGGCGGCGGATCCGCGACGCTGTCGCAACGATTTGCGGCGTGGCGGAGGCGCGACGGCGCACTGGCCTTCGAGACGGAACTCGGCAGGGGCATGAGCGCGCCGGGTCCCGATTCGTTCTTCACAAAAGATGGACAACTCTTTTATATTCGCGACGGCATTACACTCACGGCCCACACGCTTCCGGGAACACTGGCATGACGGTTCGCACAGATACTCTCCGCATCGAAACGCGCGGCTCCAACGACATGATCGACATCACCGAACGGCTGCAGTTGCTGCTCACGAAGCACAAGCTGAAAGAGGGCTCGATGACGGTGTTTGTTCCCGGTTCGACCGCGGGACTGACAACCATCGAATACGAACCCGGCTTGAAGCAGGACTTTTCGGCGCTCATGGAGCGCATCGCACCCCGCGCCGCGCACTACTTTCACGAGGAGACCTGGAACGACGGCAACGGCCACTCGCATGTGCGCGCCTCGCTGCTGGGCGCCTCTCTCACCATCCCCTTCGTCGAGGGACGGCTGTGCCTCGGCACGTGGCAGCAGGCCATCATCGTCGATTTCGACGTGCGCCCTCGCACGCGCAACCTCGTCGTGCAGTGCCTCGGCGAATGACGGCGGGACGCGACGGACGCAGACATCACTGAAGACACAGGACTCATGGATCATTCCAACACAATAGAAAGCGGCAGGACCGTGGTGCGCATCGAGGCCCGGGCGCTCGCGA
The sequence above is a segment of the Ignavibacteriota bacterium genome. Coding sequences within it:
- a CDS encoding DUF4905 domain-containing protein, with the protein product MALFGKKPRFLWPPAWTYTGDGLLWLLRFSPAGRIVGEVRHPAERTVRYFCLDERSGEPLWENRGFDEPWWIGVEDVTADRLYLHRFRKPDMPQHLGILALDIETGALVWENPDFTFLFVRNDTIYAARQGFEAMKYYALDAVDGSVRRELGTDTGHINALRTEINAIDWFAGYAYPEPLPNSHDAHGEADRLLRAQVRQEELRGPVDVLLTPELLAASWHETLAAAGGGSATLSQRFAAWRRRDGALAFETELGRGMSAPGPDSFFTKDGQLFYIRDGITLTAHTLPGTLA
- a CDS encoding YjbQ family protein codes for the protein MTVRTDTLRIETRGSNDMIDITERLQLLLTKHKLKEGSMTVFVPGSTAGLTTIEYEPGLKQDFSALMERIAPRAAHYFHEETWNDGNGHSHVRASLLGASLTIPFVEGRLCLGTWQQAIIVDFDVRPRTRNLVVQCLGE